In Aegilops tauschii subsp. strangulata cultivar AL8/78 chromosome 3, Aet v6.0, whole genome shotgun sequence, one genomic interval encodes:
- the LOC109738933 gene encoding uncharacterized protein has translation MALGRLPPDAGPKLLTLDLIPGLSMQRSSGEYDGCRRQSSWSLPSTHNQIIRQDYLEEHRRLSPAEAALRSDARLSLAGSVARQAAYWRQRGKCRAVAEGDENTGYFHARASKRRRGNAIRVLAVNGVELVAHNAKEAALRPFFSNLMGRAPHTSWGAEIRAAVFALDRSSAPGPDGLGPAFYQAAWPAVSGDLQRFFDDVHGGTVCLDGVNRALIALLPKKEGVPTPGDFRTVSLQNGDVKILRKGLTTQLQRQIGDLIDADQSGFLSGCIISENFVYAAELVQCCCKRGAPTLVFKLDFAKAFDSIAWPSLRRIMEVWGFPAAWCDWMDLILKSSKAAVLLNGVPGRWFAVCKGLRQGDPVSPCLFLLVANVLQRMIRADGAPRHPLCEGAPPVVLQYADDTLIIMRASPDGATRLRVILDLFATATGLVINFAKSTLVPMHVAPDVLEAVVAAFECTVGSFPQTYLGLPLSCDKLKIDDFAPMLAKVDRYLVGWRARLLSPAGRLVLINAVLDSIPTYAMAAMRLPPAVLAKLDGLRRAFLWNVADRGSGAECLVAWTASLLHRLHSGVPSRWASWVWDQLAGRALLGRSRSPLQGEHWSALLGQQPLYWALTRVALGDGRSTSFWHDDWLACGALRVAFPALYTHAACSEVSVWAARRQGVRAMLVLRLTPRAVGECAAVQLLMDECPPGDGQDSRIAALCATPGGGFSPRGAYALSQFGGVESPSASFLWSSRAPSRAKFYGWLLSMSRIHTRDVLLRKTILTAAEVGCLCCDAVLETADHLIFGCPFAVRFWRSVGVSPNGAVVGSLHLLDVSPAVGAASPAAFVLVCCWRLWKRRNAVVFREDSQSLVAMLKACRDDVVLWRARLKAADHSHIDVWLSVLRARELV, from the exons ATGGCGCTAGGACGTCTGCCGCCGGACGCCGGTCCTAAGTTGCTGACCTTGGACTTGATTCCTGGCTTGTCGATGCAGCGGAGTAGCGGGGAATACGACGGCTGCCGCCGACAGTCCTCTTGGTCGCTTCCGTCCACACACAACCAGATAATTAGGCAAG ATTACCTGGAGGAGCATCGGCGGCTCTCCCCGGCCGAAGCTGCGCTGCGGAGTGATGCCCGTCTATCGTTGGCAGGCTCTGTAGCGCGGCAAGCCGCCTactggcggcagcgggggaagtgTCGTGCCGTTGCGGAGGGGGACGAGAACACCGGCTACTTCCATGCCCGGGCGTCCAAACGGCGTCGGGGAAATGCCATCCGGGTGCTCGCTGTCAACGGAGTCGAGCTGGTCGCTCACAACGCTAAGGAGGCGGCGCTGCGACCATTCTTCTCCAACCTGATGGGCCGGGCCCCCCACACCTCCTGGGG GGCGGAGATCCGGGCCGCTGTCTTCGCGTTGGACCGGAGTAGCGCTCCTGGCCCGGACGGGCTCGGGCCCGCCTTCTACCAGGCCGCTTGGCCGGCGGTATCGGGAGACCTGCAGCGCTTCTTCGACGACGTACATGGAGGCACCGTGTGCCTCGACGGGGTCAACAGGGCCCTCATCGCTCTGCTGCCCAAGAAGGAGGGCGTGCCAACCCCTGGAGATTTCCGTACCGTCTCGCTGCAGAACGGTGACGTGAAGATCCTCCGTAAGGGGCTGACCACGCAGCTCCAGCGTCAGATCGGCGACCTCATCGATGCGGATCAGTCCGGCTTCCTGTCCGGCTGTATTATCTCAGAGAACTTCGTCTATGCGGCAGAGCTCGTGCAGTGCTGCTGTAAGCGGGGGGCCCCTACGCTGGTGTTCAAGCTTGACTTCGCCAAAGCCTTCGACTCCATTGCCTGGCCCAGCCTTCGACGGATCATGGAGGTGTGGGGGTTCCCGGCCGCTTGGTGTGACTGGATGGATCTCATCCTCAAGTCCTCGAAAGCTGCTGTCCTGCTGAACGGGGTGCCAGGGAGGTGGTTCGCGGTCTGCAAGGGGCTGCGGCAGGGGGACCCCGTCTCCCCTTGCCTGTTTCTCCTGGTCGCCAACGTGCTCCAGCGCATGATCCGGGCGGACGGGGCTCCCCGGCACCCGCTATGTGAGGGGGCGCCGCCGGTGGTGCTCCAGTATGCTGACGACACTTTGATCATCATGCGCGCCTCTCCGGATGGGGCGACTCGGCTACGTGTCATCCTTGACCTATTCGCCACCGCGACGGGGCTCGTCATCAACTTCGCCAAGAGTACTCTCGTCCCCATGCATGTTGCTCCGGATGTGCTCGAGGCCGTAGTGGCCGCCTTCGAGTGCACGGTTGGCTCCTTCCCGCAAACTTACCTGGGGTTGCCGCTCTCCTGCGACAAGCTCAAGATCGACGACTTTGCCCCCATGCTCGCTAAGGTGGACCGGTACTTGGTGGGGTGGCGTGCGAGGCTGCTGTCCCCCGCGGGGCGTTTGGTGCTCATCAACGCGGTCCTGGACTCCATCCCCACTTACGCCATGGCTGCCATGCGTCTTCCGCCGGCCGTCTTGGCCAAGCTGGACGGGCTACGCCGGGCGTTCCTGTGGAATGTTGCTGATCGAGGCTCTGGTGCTGAGTGCCTCGTCGCCTGGACCGCGTCT CTGCTTCATCGCCTTCACTCCGGCGTGCCGTCCCGGTGGGCCTCCTGGGTTTGGGACCAGCTGGCCGGCAGGGCCCTCCTGGGCCGCAGCCGCTCCCCCCTCCAGGGAGAGCACTGGAGTGCCCTCCTGGGGCAGCAGCCCCTCTATTGGGCCCTCACAAGGGTCGCCTTGGGGGACGGGAGGTCGACCTCGTTTTGGCACGACGACTGGCTCGCTTGTGGGGCGCTCCGGGTTGCCTTCCCTGCTCTCTACACTCATGCGGCCTGCTCGGAAGTATCGGTGTGGGCGGCGCGTAGACAGGGGGTGCGTGCCATGCTCGTGCTCCGGCTCACCCCCCGGGCCGTTGGGGAGTGCGCTGCCGTCCAACTTCTGATGGATGAATGCCCCCCTGGGGATGGGCAGGACTCCCGGATCGCCGCGCTGTGCGCAACCCCCGGTGGAGGTTTCTCGCCCCGAGGTGCGTACGCCCTCTCGCAGTTCGGTGGGGTGGAGTCGCCGTCGGCGTCCTTCCTCTGGTCGTCACGGGCGCCGTCGCGAGCCAAGTTCTACGGATGGTTGCTCTCCATGTCTCGCATTCATACGCGGGATGTGCTCCTCCGTAAAACCATCCTCACGGCTGCGGAGGTTGGGTGCCTTTGCTGCGATGCTGTGCTAGAGACCGCCGACCACCTCATTTTTGGCTGCCCGTTCGCGGTGCGTTTTTGGCGGAGCGTCGGCGTGTCGCCGAACGGAGCTGTGGTTGGGTCTCTTCACCTCCTGGACGTTTCTCCGGCAGTCGGTGCTGCCTCGCCGGCCGCCTTCGTCCTCGTCTGCTGCTGGAGGCTCTGGAAGCGGCGAAATGCTGTCGTCTTCAGGGAGGATTCACAGTCCCTTGTTGCTATGTTGAAGGCCTGTCGGGATGACGTGGTGCTCTGGCGTGCACGGCTGAAGGCTGCTGATCATTCCCACATTGATGTCTGGTTGTCTGTGCTTAGAGCTCGTGAGTTGGTCTGA